A DNA window from Streptomyces canus contains the following coding sequences:
- a CDS encoding TetR/AcrR family transcriptional regulator, which translates to MSGLAESQRRQTGPVRGRPRSEAVERSIIEAVIKLLEDGVPLAELSIERIARTAGVGKATIYRRWNGKEELFVDVVRTAEPPDAELPGTSMRDDLVALLEQLRQRGLMTRSSALLHSVFAQMKSSPKVWDAYHAIVIAPRRLKQVAILRRGQANGELRTDIDVELVNDLFIGPMLFRTIMQPNAALPEGLSEQIVDTVLEGLRPVSS; encoded by the coding sequence GTGAGCGGCCTCGCCGAGAGTCAGCGCAGGCAGACGGGGCCCGTACGGGGCCGGCCCCGCAGTGAGGCCGTGGAGCGGTCCATCATTGAGGCCGTCATCAAGCTGCTCGAGGACGGCGTGCCGCTCGCCGAACTGTCCATCGAGCGCATCGCCCGTACCGCAGGCGTCGGCAAGGCCACCATCTACCGCCGCTGGAACGGCAAGGAGGAGCTCTTCGTCGACGTCGTGCGCACCGCCGAGCCCCCGGACGCGGAACTGCCCGGCACCTCGATGCGCGACGATCTCGTGGCGCTGCTCGAGCAGTTGCGACAGCGCGGGCTGATGACCCGTTCCTCGGCGCTGCTGCACAGTGTCTTCGCCCAGATGAAGAGCAGCCCGAAGGTGTGGGACGCCTACCACGCGATCGTCATCGCGCCCCGGCGCCTCAAGCAGGTCGCCATCCTGCGCCGGGGGCAGGCCAACGGCGAACTCCGCACGGACATCGACGTCGAGCTGGTCAACGACCTGTTCATCGGTCCCATGCTCTTCCGCACCATCATGCAGCCCAACGCCGCGCTGCCGGAGGGCCTCTCGGAACAGATCGTCGACACCGTCCTCGAAGGCCTACGCCCCGTCAGTTCCTAG
- a CDS encoding endonuclease/exonuclease/phosphatase family protein, with the protein MAQQAYVTETAEGGSGPERRRVRFRRLLGRLGSGWRGDRGIWRRGAVLTALAVLIALVMLLHAQIPNAIGNLGSLIETFLPWLGLFVPVLLLSGFLRRSATALIAVLLPAAVWLNLFGGLLSDKSATGGDLTVATHNVNADNPDPSGTARDVAASGADVVALEELTVSAVPVYEKALKSTYKYHAVEGTVGLWSKYPLTGVKAVDIKLGWTRAMRATVAAPDGQVAVYVAHLPSVRVKMEAGFTARQRDKSADALGEAIADEKLPRKILLGDLNGTMNDRALNAVTSQMRSTQGAAGSGFGFSWPASFPMARIDQIMVQGVEPVSSWALPATGSDHLPVAARVNLATSS; encoded by the coding sequence ATGGCGCAGCAGGCGTACGTGACGGAAACGGCGGAAGGCGGCTCGGGACCCGAGCGCCGGAGAGTCCGGTTCCGGCGCCTGCTCGGACGGCTGGGCTCCGGCTGGCGCGGTGACCGGGGGATCTGGCGCCGCGGTGCCGTCCTGACCGCCCTCGCGGTGCTCATCGCCCTGGTGATGCTGCTGCACGCGCAGATCCCGAATGCCATCGGCAACCTCGGCAGTCTCATCGAGACCTTCCTGCCGTGGCTGGGCCTGTTCGTCCCGGTGCTGCTCCTGTCCGGCTTCCTCCGCAGGTCCGCGACCGCGCTGATCGCGGTACTGCTCCCGGCGGCCGTATGGCTGAACCTCTTCGGCGGGCTGCTCTCCGACAAGTCCGCCACCGGCGGCGACCTCACGGTGGCCACCCACAACGTCAACGCCGACAACCCCGATCCGTCCGGCACCGCCCGGGACGTGGCCGCCTCCGGTGCGGACGTGGTCGCCCTGGAGGAGCTGACGGTCTCGGCGGTGCCGGTGTACGAGAAGGCGCTGAAGTCGACGTACAAGTACCACGCGGTCGAGGGCACCGTGGGACTGTGGAGCAAGTACCCGCTGACCGGCGTGAAGGCCGTCGACATCAAGCTGGGCTGGACCCGGGCCATGCGGGCCACGGTGGCCGCCCCGGACGGGCAGGTGGCGGTCTACGTCGCCCATCTGCCGTCCGTGCGGGTGAAGATGGAGGCCGGGTTCACCGCCCGGCAGCGCGACAAGAGCGCCGACGCGCTGGGCGAGGCCATCGCCGACGAGAAGCTCCCCCGCAAGATCCTGCTCGGCGACCTCAACGGCACGATGAACGACCGCGCGCTCAACGCCGTCACCTCCCAGATGCGCTCCACGCAGGGCGCGGCGGGCAGCGGCTTCGGGTTCAGCTGGCCGGCGTCGTTCCCGATGGCACGGATCGACCAGATCATGGTGCAGGGCGTGGAGCCGGTGAGCTCGTGGGCGCTGCCCGCCACCGGCAGCGACCATCTGCCGGTGGCGGCTCGTGTGAACCTCGCCACCTCGTCGTAA
- a CDS encoding MFS transporter: MPLALLALAVGAFGLGTTEFVMMGLLPDVASDLGISIPTAGHLVSAYALGVVIGAPLLAAVTARMSRRTVLIGLMGLFVAGNALSALAPGEHWLLAARFLSGLPHGAFFGVGAVVATGMVAPERKARSVSLMFLGLTLANIAGVPVATLMGQHLGWRATFLGVSAIGLAAIASLALLIPHDHAHAPAVGLRRELVALKSVPVWLALGTTVAGFGALFAAYSYITPMLTDSAGYADSSVTLLLALFGVGATAGNLLGGRLADHSLRGTLFGGLTSLVVVLALFPVLMSTPWSAAAAVVLLGTAAFVTGSPLQLMVMEKASAAPSLASSANQAAFNLANAGGAWIGGLALAAGLGATSPALTGAALAVLGLGVAAVAAVVDRRRVDVSPGRERVVATHLPEQAEAVRY; the protein is encoded by the coding sequence ATGCCCTTGGCCCTGCTCGCACTGGCCGTCGGCGCTTTTGGTCTCGGCACCACCGAATTCGTGATGATGGGCCTGCTGCCCGACGTCGCAAGCGACCTTGGAATCTCGATCCCGACCGCCGGTCATCTGGTCTCGGCGTACGCGCTGGGCGTGGTGATCGGCGCCCCGCTGCTCGCCGCCGTCACCGCCCGGATGTCCCGCCGCACGGTCCTCATCGGCCTGATGGGCCTGTTCGTGGCCGGCAACGCGCTCTCCGCCCTCGCCCCCGGCGAACACTGGCTGCTCGCGGCCCGCTTCCTGAGCGGTCTGCCGCACGGTGCCTTCTTCGGGGTGGGCGCGGTCGTCGCCACCGGCATGGTGGCGCCGGAGCGCAAGGCCCGCTCGGTGTCCCTGATGTTCCTCGGCCTGACCCTCGCCAACATCGCGGGCGTACCCGTCGCCACGCTCATGGGCCAGCACCTGGGCTGGCGGGCGACCTTCCTCGGCGTCAGCGCGATCGGCCTGGCGGCGATAGCCTCCCTGGCGCTCCTCATCCCGCACGACCACGCGCACGCCCCCGCGGTGGGCCTGCGCCGCGAACTGGTCGCACTGAAGTCGGTGCCGGTCTGGCTCGCGCTCGGCACGACGGTCGCGGGCTTCGGCGCGCTGTTCGCCGCGTACAGCTACATCACGCCGATGCTCACGGACTCCGCCGGTTATGCCGACTCCAGCGTGACGCTGCTGCTCGCGCTGTTCGGCGTGGGCGCGACGGCGGGCAATCTGCTCGGCGGACGGCTCGCCGACCACTCGCTGCGCGGCACCCTGTTCGGCGGTCTGACCTCGCTGGTCGTGGTCCTGGCCCTGTTCCCGGTGCTGATGTCGACGCCGTGGAGCGCGGCGGCGGCGGTCGTGCTGCTGGGCACGGCGGCCTTCGTGACCGGCTCCCCGCTCCAGCTGATGGTCATGGAGAAGGCCTCTGCGGCCCCCTCCCTGGCCTCCTCCGCCAACCAGGCCGCCTTCAACCTGGCCAACGCGGGCGGCGCCTGGATCGGCGGCCTCGCCCTGGCCGCGGGTCTCGGTGCGACGTCCCCGGCACTGACGGGGGCGGCCCTGGCCGTGCTCGGCCTCGGGGTCGCCGCGGTAGCCGCGGTCGTGGACCGGCGGCGCGTGGACGTGTCGCCCGGGCGGGAGCGTGTGGTCGCGACCCATCTGCCGGAGCAGGCGGAAGCCGTACGGTACTGA
- a CDS encoding ATP-binding cassette domain-containing protein yields MTRIDKNPKSGDSAVSVRGLVKHYGETKALDGVDLDVREGTVMGVLGPNGAGKTTLVRILSTLLSPDAGQATVAGYDAVRQPRQLRRVIGLTGQYASVDEKLPGWENLYMIGRLLDLPRKEARTRADELLERFSLTDAAKRPASTYSGGMRRRLDLAASMIGRPQVLFLDEPTTGLDPRTRNEVWDEVKRMVGDGVTVLLTTQYMEEAEQLASELTVVDHGKVIADGAIEELKAKVGGRSLRVRPVDPLQLQPLAGWIDELGITGLATSTLDTDSGTVIVPILSDEQLTAVVGAVTARGITLSSITTELPSLDEVFLSLTGHRASAPQDTVPTDTREEVAV; encoded by the coding sequence ATGACGCGAATCGACAAGAACCCCAAGAGCGGGGACTCCGCCGTTTCCGTGCGGGGGCTGGTCAAGCACTACGGCGAGACCAAGGCGCTGGACGGCGTCGACCTGGACGTGCGCGAGGGCACCGTGATGGGTGTGCTCGGGCCGAACGGCGCCGGCAAGACCACCCTCGTACGCATTCTGTCCACCCTCCTCTCCCCGGACGCCGGGCAGGCCACCGTCGCCGGGTACGACGCCGTACGGCAGCCCCGTCAGCTGCGGCGGGTCATCGGGCTCACCGGGCAGTACGCCTCGGTGGACGAGAAACTGCCGGGCTGGGAGAACCTCTACATGATCGGGCGGCTGCTCGACCTGCCCCGCAAGGAGGCCCGCACCCGGGCCGACGAACTGCTGGAGCGCTTCTCGCTCACGGACGCGGCGAAGCGGCCGGCGAGCACCTACTCCGGCGGTATGCGGCGCCGGCTCGACCTCGCCGCCTCGATGATCGGCCGGCCCCAGGTGCTCTTCCTGGACGAGCCGACCACCGGTCTCGACCCGCGCACCCGCAACGAGGTGTGGGACGAGGTCAAGCGGATGGTCGGGGACGGCGTCACCGTCCTGCTGACCACCCAGTACATGGAGGAGGCCGAGCAGCTCGCCTCCGAGCTGACCGTGGTGGACCACGGCAAGGTCATCGCCGACGGCGCCATCGAGGAGCTCAAGGCCAAGGTCGGCGGACGCTCGCTGCGGGTACGGCCCGTCGATCCGCTGCAGCTGCAGCCGCTCGCCGGCTGGATCGACGAGCTCGGCATCACCGGGCTCGCCACCAGCACCCTGGACACCGACAGCGGCACCGTCATCGTCCCGATCCTCAGCGACGAGCAGCTGACCGCCGTGGTCGGCGCGGTCACCGCGCGTGGCATCACCCTCTCCTCCATCACCACCGAACTGCCCAGCCTGGACGAGGTGTTCCTGTCCCTCACCGGCCACCGCGCCAGTGCCCCGCAGGACACCGTCCCCACCGACACCCGCGAGGAGGTCGCCGTATGA
- a CDS encoding ABC transporter permease: MSAATATTIDADARIPLRGHLRHTGALVRRNLLWIRQDPESMFDAILMPVVFTLLFVYVFGGSIGQALGGGQDGYVQYVIPGMIAMMSMTLSQGVGTGFSQDFNSGVMDRFRSLPIGRGSVLFAKISVELLRMLFATTVLMIVAVLVGFDIHHWGGLFAAVGLSAVFASSIMWVFLTLGVILKNAQSVQAMGFLVLFPLQFGSSIFAPTNSMPGWLQHFTDYNPLSALADAARGLMVGGPVAHDLWVTLGWSAAITAVAAPYAIHKFRTKN; the protein is encoded by the coding sequence ATGAGCGCCGCAACCGCCACCACGATCGACGCCGACGCCCGGATACCGCTGCGCGGGCACCTCCGGCACACCGGCGCCCTCGTCCGCCGCAACCTGCTGTGGATCCGGCAGGACCCGGAGTCGATGTTCGACGCCATCCTGATGCCGGTCGTCTTCACCCTGCTGTTCGTCTACGTCTTCGGCGGCTCGATCGGGCAGGCCCTGGGCGGCGGACAGGACGGCTACGTCCAGTACGTCATCCCGGGCATGATCGCGATGATGAGCATGACCCTGTCCCAGGGCGTCGGCACCGGCTTCAGCCAGGACTTCAACTCCGGTGTCATGGACCGTTTTCGGTCCCTGCCCATCGGGCGCGGCTCGGTCCTGTTCGCGAAGATCTCGGTGGAACTGCTGCGGATGCTGTTCGCGACCACCGTGCTGATGATCGTCGCCGTCCTGGTGGGCTTCGACATCCACCACTGGGGCGGGCTGTTCGCGGCGGTCGGTCTGTCCGCCGTGTTCGCCTCCTCGATCATGTGGGTGTTCCTCACCCTGGGCGTGATCCTGAAGAACGCGCAGTCCGTGCAGGCGATGGGCTTCCTGGTGCTGTTCCCGCTCCAGTTCGGCTCGTCGATCTTCGCGCCGACGAACTCGATGCCGGGCTGGCTCCAGCACTTCACCGACTACAACCCGCTGTCCGCGCTCGCCGACGCGGCCCGTGGACTGATGGTGGGCGGCCCCGTCGCGCACGACCTCTGGGTCACGCTCGGCTGGTCGGCGGCGATCACGGCGGTGGCGGCACCGTACGCCATCCACAAGTTCCGCACGAAGAACTGA
- a CDS encoding AfsR/SARP family transcriptional regulator, with the protein MRYRILGTTQALRPDGTSVPLGGTRLRALLTVLALRPGRTVPVSLLVDEVWGDDPPADATGALQALVGRLRRALGADAVASVAGGYRLTAGPDDIDLHRFERLAGDGIRALADGDPAKAAVVLDDALALWRGPALADLPDRTAEAARAEARRLDALRARHTAALALGHADQSLPELTALCDTHPLDEPLQSLRLRALRDTGRTAEALAAYESVRQLLADQLGADPGPELRTLHAELLRPEPSTAGGQGGQGGKDGRVSGVGFGRSRATGFGPVDDRGSAADPAPPAAAPTPPSGNLRARLTSFVGREADIEAIREDLAAARLVTLLGPGGAGKTRLSQEAAEAVGDVVRDGVWLAELAPVDDPDAVPEAVLTAVGARETVLYGAGAEAMRAAGSERLDDPVERLAEHCGRRSMLLILDNCEHLVDAAARLTETLLERCPGLTVLATSREPLGVPGELLRPVEPLPEPVALRLLADRGAAARPGFRVDADEGTAAACAEICRRLDGLPLGIELAAARLRMLTPRQIADRLDDRFRLLTSGSRTVLPRQQTLRAVVDWSWDLLGGEERDVLRRLSVFAGGCDLAAAEAVCGPAALDALGSLVDKSLVVAAPSGDGEMRYRLLETVAEYAGERLDETDGSRAEAERAHLAYYRELARTTDPLLRGPRQLVAIERLEREYENLRTALRRAVADRDEQEGLCLVLSLAWYWQMRDLRIEARNWSREVQGLGPDPFTEPVRPAAPVWERCTDTPPPWTGEVLEEARRGAHLVHLACMDTELDAWQTQHAQAKLRAIAATYEPGMAQTCRMPGSLWFFAIMLTGDMERLRKVIQATVDTCRATPGYEWELAAALQWRANLLANRSDWAGDAIQDAEEALEIYERLGDLWGTAEALSARAEAHERKGEWRAAAADYERAIERAEQLGARAQKSVLNARLGSVLLETGEAERGELLLREVIADQDGARNEAMPAARMFLAGRLGLTGRIPEAREQLRLLRQQFGIAHFVIFDAFILGSEAWLEAVDGCYEKCLTLARRALEKSEDPLAQTIAPHMRTMYLHTAGLALAGADGGARARDGARCLGVGDALLPPSHFPTSVERVVRGRAEQELRAVLGDAAYESAYAEGDGLSPQEAAALV; encoded by the coding sequence GTGCGCTATCGCATCCTCGGCACCACCCAGGCACTCCGGCCCGACGGCACGTCCGTCCCGCTCGGCGGCACGCGTCTGCGCGCGCTGCTGACCGTGCTCGCTCTGCGGCCCGGCCGTACCGTCCCCGTGAGCCTCCTCGTGGACGAGGTGTGGGGTGACGACCCGCCGGCCGACGCCACGGGCGCGCTGCAGGCGCTGGTCGGGCGGCTCAGGCGCGCGCTCGGGGCGGACGCCGTCGCCTCGGTGGCGGGCGGCTACCGGCTGACGGCGGGGCCGGACGACATCGACCTGCACCGTTTCGAGCGGCTCGCCGGTGACGGCATACGGGCGTTGGCCGACGGTGACCCCGCGAAGGCGGCCGTGGTCCTGGACGACGCCCTCGCTCTGTGGCGGGGTCCGGCCCTGGCCGATCTGCCCGACCGTACGGCCGAGGCGGCGCGCGCGGAGGCCCGCCGTCTGGACGCCCTGCGCGCCCGCCACACCGCCGCGCTCGCCCTCGGCCACGCCGACCAGTCCCTCCCCGAACTGACCGCCCTCTGCGACACCCATCCCCTCGACGAACCCCTCCAGTCCCTCCGTCTGCGCGCCCTGCGCGACACGGGCCGCACGGCGGAGGCACTGGCCGCGTACGAGTCCGTACGGCAACTGCTCGCGGACCAGTTGGGAGCGGACCCGGGGCCCGAACTGCGGACGCTGCACGCCGAGTTGCTGCGGCCGGAGCCGTCCACCGCGGGCGGCCAGGGCGGCCAGGGTGGAAAAGACGGCCGGGTCTCCGGCGTCGGCTTCGGGCGGAGCAGGGCGACCGGGTTCGGTCCGGTGGACGATCGCGGATCCGCCGCCGACCCCGCTCCTCCGGCCGCGGCCCCCACCCCGCCCTCCGGCAACCTCCGTGCCCGTCTCACCTCTTTCGTCGGCCGGGAAGCCGACATCGAGGCCATCCGCGAGGACCTCGCGGCCGCGCGGCTCGTCACGCTGCTCGGGCCGGGCGGGGCCGGGAAGACGCGGCTTTCGCAGGAGGCCGCCGAGGCCGTGGGGGACGTGGTGCGGGACGGGGTGTGGCTGGCCGAGCTCGCGCCGGTCGACGACCCGGACGCCGTGCCCGAGGCCGTGCTCACCGCCGTCGGTGCCCGCGAGACCGTGTTGTACGGCGCCGGTGCCGAGGCGATGCGTGCCGCCGGGAGCGAGCGGCTCGACGACCCCGTCGAGCGGCTCGCCGAGCACTGCGGCCGGCGCAGCATGCTGCTGATCCTCGACAACTGCGAGCACCTGGTCGACGCGGCCGCCCGTCTGACGGAGACGCTCCTGGAGCGCTGCCCCGGGCTGACCGTCCTGGCCACCAGCCGTGAACCGCTCGGCGTACCGGGGGAGTTGCTGCGGCCCGTGGAGCCCCTGCCCGAGCCGGTCGCGCTGCGGCTGCTCGCCGACCGGGGGGCCGCGGCCCGGCCCGGATTCCGGGTCGACGCCGACGAGGGGACCGCGGCGGCCTGCGCGGAGATCTGCCGGCGCCTCGACGGGCTGCCCCTCGGTATCGAGCTCGCCGCCGCCCGGCTACGGATGCTGACGCCACGTCAGATAGCCGACCGGCTCGACGACCGCTTCCGGCTGCTCACCTCCGGCAGTCGTACCGTGCTGCCCCGCCAGCAGACCCTGCGGGCCGTCGTCGACTGGTCGTGGGACCTGCTCGGCGGCGAGGAACGGGACGTCCTGCGGCGGCTGTCGGTGTTCGCCGGCGGCTGTGATCTCGCCGCCGCCGAGGCCGTGTGCGGGCCCGCCGCACTGGACGCGCTCGGCTCGCTCGTCGACAAGTCCCTTGTGGTGGCCGCTCCTTCGGGGGACGGCGAGATGCGCTACCGGCTCCTGGAGACCGTCGCCGAATACGCCGGCGAGCGGCTCGACGAGACGGACGGCTCGCGCGCCGAGGCCGAGCGCGCGCATCTGGCGTACTATCGCGAACTCGCGCGCACCACCGACCCGTTGTTGCGCGGTCCCCGCCAACTCGTCGCCATCGAGCGCCTGGAGCGTGAGTACGAGAACCTCCGCACCGCCCTGCGCCGGGCCGTCGCCGACCGCGACGAGCAGGAGGGGCTGTGCCTGGTGCTGTCGCTGGCCTGGTACTGGCAGATGCGTGACCTGCGCATCGAGGCCCGCAACTGGTCCCGCGAGGTCCAGGGCCTCGGCCCCGACCCCTTCACCGAGCCGGTCCGCCCAGCCGCGCCGGTGTGGGAGCGCTGTACGGACACTCCGCCGCCATGGACCGGCGAGGTTCTGGAAGAGGCCCGGCGCGGTGCGCACCTCGTCCATCTCGCCTGCATGGACACCGAGTTGGACGCCTGGCAGACCCAGCACGCGCAGGCGAAGCTGCGGGCCATCGCCGCCACCTACGAGCCCGGCATGGCACAGACCTGCCGTATGCCGGGTTCCCTGTGGTTCTTCGCCATCATGCTCACCGGGGACATGGAGCGGCTGCGGAAGGTCATCCAGGCGACCGTCGACACCTGCCGGGCCACCCCGGGCTACGAGTGGGAGCTCGCCGCGGCCCTCCAGTGGCGGGCCAACCTGCTCGCCAACCGCTCCGACTGGGCCGGCGACGCCATCCAGGACGCCGAGGAGGCACTGGAGATCTACGAGCGGCTCGGCGATCTGTGGGGCACCGCCGAGGCGCTCTCCGCACGTGCCGAAGCCCATGAGCGCAAGGGTGAATGGCGTGCGGCCGCGGCCGACTACGAGCGGGCGATCGAGCGGGCCGAACAACTCGGCGCCCGGGCCCAGAAGTCCGTGCTCAACGCCCGGCTGGGCAGCGTGCTGCTGGAGACCGGGGAGGCCGAGCGCGGCGAACTGCTGCTGCGTGAGGTGATCGCCGACCAGGACGGCGCCCGCAACGAGGCGATGCCGGCCGCCCGGATGTTCCTCGCCGGCCGGCTCGGCCTGACCGGCCGGATTCCCGAGGCGCGCGAACAACTCCGGCTGCTGCGCCAGCAGTTCGGCATCGCTCACTTCGTCATCTTCGACGCCTTCATCCTGGGCTCGGAGGCCTGGCTGGAGGCCGTGGACGGCTGCTACGAGAAGTGTCTGACCCTGGCGCGCCGGGCGCTGGAGAAGTCCGAGGACCCGCTCGCCCAGACCATCGCCCCGCACATGCGCACCATGTACCTGCACACCGCCGGGCTCGCCCTCGCCGGGGCCGACGGTGGCGCCCGCGCCCGCGACGGCGCCCGCTGCCTCGGGGTCGGGGACGCGCTGCTGCCGCCCAGCCACTTCCCGACGTCCGTCGAGCGCGTCGTGCGCGGCAGGGCCGAGCAGGAACTGCGCGCGGTGCTCGGCGACGCGGCCTACGAGTCGGCGTACGCCGAGGGCGACGGCCTCTCCCCGCAGGAGGCCGCCGCCCTGGTGTGA
- a CDS encoding DUF6578 domain-containing protein, whose translation MGLWHVFYADWQMECCGTPFSVGEEVRWPLLFHAADDVLGGGWQDQLTGLAGPVEQGAERVLRDRNGLVVGVGESAAAPGGSDRLVGLLTVETHGGRLPEVRGRVRCVQVVTQEYGETEPGSRTWEPVPGRRSLRSVDASPKWFAGGGGARSEAGLVVTLEVPDTDSELSHTVRRTRGIPPGSPPGTETEGLPAGELAELLAGLSRAGVRGGGGAGRAHRNSLGVRGCIDVPLPPHGRDQPRSTRGRPTTRPGPSIHPTATDPSRPFLDSERE comes from the coding sequence ATGGGGCTGTGGCACGTGTTCTACGCGGACTGGCAGATGGAGTGTTGCGGTACGCCGTTCTCGGTGGGGGAGGAGGTGCGCTGGCCGCTGCTGTTCCATGCCGCCGACGACGTCCTCGGAGGCGGCTGGCAGGACCAGCTCACCGGGCTCGCCGGCCCGGTGGAACAGGGCGCCGAGCGGGTGCTGCGGGACAGGAACGGCCTGGTCGTCGGGGTCGGGGAGAGCGCTGCGGCACCGGGCGGCTCGGACCGGCTCGTCGGACTGCTCACGGTCGAGACACACGGGGGCCGACTGCCCGAGGTTCGCGGGCGGGTGCGGTGCGTGCAGGTCGTGACACAGGAGTACGGCGAGACGGAGCCGGGTTCGAGGACCTGGGAGCCGGTGCCGGGGCGCCGGTCGCTGCGGTCGGTGGACGCGAGCCCGAAGTGGTTCGCCGGCGGCGGGGGCGCGCGGTCCGAGGCGGGGCTCGTGGTCACCCTGGAGGTCCCGGACACGGACTCGGAGCTGTCGCACACCGTCCGCAGGACCCGTGGCATTCCGCCCGGCTCGCCGCCCGGCACGGAGACCGAGGGCCTGCCGGCCGGCGAGCTGGCCGAGCTGCTGGCGGGGCTGAGCAGGGCGGGAGTCCGCGGTGGTGGGGGCGCGGGCCGCGCTCACCGCAACTCCCTTGGGGTACGGGGCTGTATCGATGTGCCGCTACCGCCGCACGGGCGCGACCAGCCACGATCCACCCGCGGCCGCCCGACAACCCGACCCGGCCCATCCATCCATCCGACGGCGACCGATCCGTCAAGACCGTTCCTGGACAGCGAGCGGGAGTGA
- a CDS encoding site-2 protease family protein, with the protein MTTATTRHSDRRVSPVFLGIVAVTAVTGWATWTGFAERTEIAVFLFVTGAWIVSLCLHEYAHARTALHSGDISIGAKGYLTLNPLKYTHALLSIVLPVIFVIMGGIGLPGGAVFIERDRIRGRWRHSLISAAGPLTNVLFAIACTAPFWLDALDGVPLEFRFALAFLALLQVSAAILNFLPVPGLDGYGVIEPWLSHDVKRQIEPFAQFGLLFVFALLWVPQVNGVFFDVVHTVLSGLGVSEAEASIGWSLYRFW; encoded by the coding sequence ATGACCACCGCCACCACCCGCCACAGCGACCGGAGGGTCAGCCCCGTCTTCCTCGGGATCGTCGCCGTCACGGCGGTGACCGGCTGGGCCACCTGGACCGGATTCGCCGAGCGGACGGAGATCGCCGTCTTCCTGTTCGTGACCGGCGCCTGGATCGTGTCCCTCTGTCTGCACGAGTACGCACACGCACGTACCGCCCTGCACAGCGGCGACATCTCGATCGGCGCCAAGGGCTACCTCACGCTGAACCCGCTGAAGTACACCCATGCCCTGCTCAGCATCGTGCTCCCCGTCATCTTCGTCATCATGGGCGGCATCGGCCTGCCCGGCGGCGCGGTGTTCATCGAACGCGACAGGATCCGCGGCCGCTGGCGGCACAGCCTGATCTCCGCGGCGGGCCCTCTCACGAACGTCCTGTTCGCGATCGCCTGCACGGCCCCGTTCTGGCTGGACGCCCTCGACGGCGTACCGCTGGAGTTCCGCTTCGCGCTGGCCTTCCTCGCCCTGCTCCAGGTCTCCGCCGCGATCCTGAACTTCCTGCCCGTCCCGGGCCTGGACGGCTACGGCGTCATCGAGCCCTGGCTCTCGCACGACGTCAAGCGCCAGATCGAGCCCTTCGCCCAGTTCGGCCTGCTGTTCGTGTTCGCCCTGCTGTGGGTGCCGCAGGTCAACGGCGTGTTCTTCGACGTGGTCCACACGGTCCTGAGCGGACTCGGGGTCAGCGAGGCGGAGGCGTCGATCGGCTGGAGCCTCTACCGCTTCTGGTAG
- the npdG gene encoding NADPH-dependent F420 reductase translates to MTSTDSAAQKAPAKDPWDLPDVSGLVVGVLGGTGPQGKGLAYRLARAGQKVIIGSRAADRAQTAADELGHGVEGADNAETARRSDIVIVAVPWDGHGKTLESLREELVGKLVVDCVNPLGFDKKGAYALKPEEGSAAEQAAALLPDSRVTAAFHHLSAVLLQDPEVEEIDTDVMVLGEERADVEIVQALAGRIPGMRGIFAGRLRNAHQVESLVANLISVNRRYKAHAGLRVTDV, encoded by the coding sequence ATGACCTCTACCGACAGTGCTGCACAGAAGGCTCCCGCCAAGGACCCCTGGGACCTTCCCGACGTCTCCGGACTCGTCGTCGGCGTGCTCGGCGGGACCGGGCCGCAGGGCAAGGGCCTCGCCTACCGGCTCGCCCGCGCCGGGCAGAAGGTGATCATCGGCTCCCGGGCCGCCGACCGCGCACAGACCGCCGCCGACGAACTCGGGCACGGTGTCGAGGGCGCCGACAACGCCGAGACCGCGCGTCGCAGCGACATCGTGATCGTCGCCGTGCCGTGGGACGGCCACGGCAAGACGCTGGAGTCGCTGCGTGAGGAACTCGTCGGCAAGCTCGTCGTCGACTGCGTCAACCCGCTCGGTTTCGACAAGAAGGGCGCCTACGCGCTGAAGCCGGAGGAGGGCAGCGCCGCGGAACAGGCGGCGGCTCTTCTCCCGGACTCGCGGGTCACCGCCGCCTTCCACCATCTGTCGGCGGTGCTGCTCCAGGACCCGGAGGTCGAGGAGATCGACACCGACGTCATGGTGCTCGGCGAGGAGCGGGCGGACGTGGAGATCGTGCAGGCGCTGGCCGGCCGTATCCCCGGCATGCGCGGCATCTTCGCGGGCCGGCTGCGCAACGCCCACCAGGTGGAGTCGCTGGTCGCCAACCTGATCTCGGTCAACCGGCGGTACAAGGCGCACGCGGGGCTGCGGGTCACGGACGTGTGA